The Brachyhypopomus gauderio isolate BG-103 chromosome 12, BGAUD_0.2, whole genome shotgun sequence genome window below encodes:
- the ldb1b gene encoding LIM domain-binding protein 1b isoform X3, protein MLDRDLGPTPMYPPTYLEPGIGRHTPYGNQTDYRIFELNKRLQNWTEECDNLWWDAFTTEFFEDDAMLTITFCLEDGPKRYTIGRTLIPRYFRSIFEGGATELYYVLKHPKESFHNNFVSLDCDQCTMVTQNGKPMFTQVCVEGRLYLEFMFDDMMRIKTWHFSIRQHRELIPRSILAMHAQDPQMVDQLSKNITRCGLSNSTLNYLRLCVILEPMQELMSRHKTYSLSPRDCLKTCLFQKWQRMVAPPAEPARQAPSKRRKRKISGGSTMSAGGGNTTTTNSKKKSPAGSFPLSSQVPDVMVVGEPTLMGGEFGDEDERLITRLENTQFDAANGIDDEDSFNNSPALGANSPWNNKAPSSQESKSDNPTSQASQ, encoded by the exons ATGCTGGACAGAGACCTGGG CCCAACGCCCATGTATCCGCCCACGTACCTAGAGCCTGGGatagg GAGGCACACGCCGTATGGGAACCAGACAGACTACAGGATATTTGAACTCAACAAACGGCTCCAGAACTGGACAGAG GAGTGTGATAACCTGTGGTGGGATGCATTCACCACAGAGTTTTTTGAAGACGATGCCATGCTGACAATCACCTTCTGTCTAGAGGACGGCCCCAAGCGTTATA CGATTGGCCGGACCCTGATCCCACGGTACTTCCGGAGTATATTTGAAGGGGGCGCCACTGAGCTCTACTACGTGCTGAAGCACCCTAAGGAGTCCTTTCACAATAACTTTGTGTCTTTAGACTGTGATCAGTGTACAATGGTCACTCAGAACGGCAAGCCTATGTTCACACAG GTGTGCGTGGAGGGCCGCCTATACCTGGAGTTCATGTTTGATGACATGATGAGGATAAAGACGTGGCATTTCAGCATACGGCAGCACCGAGAACTCATTCCCCGCAGCATCCTGGCTATGCAT GCCCAAGACCCACAGATGGTGGACCAGCTGTCTAAGAACATCACGAGATGTGGCCTCTCTAACTCCACTCTCAACTACCTCCGG ctGTGTGTGATTCTGGAGCCCATGCAGGAGCTCATGTCCAGGCACAAGACGTACAGCCTCAGCCCCAGAGACTGCCTCAAGACCTGCCTGTTCCAGAAGTGGCAGAGGATGGTAGCTCCCCCAG CGGAACCCGCGCGGCAAGCCCCCAGCAAGCGGCGGAAGCGCAAGATTTCGGGCGGCAGCACCATGAGCGCGGGTGGaggcaacaccaccaccaccaacagcaAGAAGAAGAGTCCAGCTGGCAGCTTCCCCCTCTCCAGCCAAGTACCT gatgtgatggtggtgggtgAGCCAACTCTGATGGGAGGGGAGTTTGGCGACGAAGACGAGCGCCTGATCACTCGGCTGGAGAACACGCAGTTTGATGCAGCCAATGGCATCGACGACGAGGACAGCTTCAACAACTCTCCCGCGCTGGGCGCCAACAGCCCCTGGAACAACAAGGCCCCCTCCAGCCAAGAAAGCAAGAGTGACAACCCCACCTCCCAAGCCTCCCAGTGA
- the ldb1b gene encoding LIM domain-binding protein 1b isoform X2 → MTDQLEPAGCSSKSFKLYSPKEPPNGSAFPPFHPGTMLDRDLGPTPMYPPTYLEPGIGRHTPYGNQTDYRIFELNKRLQNWTEECDNLWWDAFTTEFFEDDAMLTITFCLEDGPKRYTIGRTLIPRYFRSIFEGGATELYYVLKHPKESFHNNFVSLDCDQCTMVTQNGKPMFTQVCVEGRLYLEFMFDDMMRIKTWHFSIRQHRELIPRSILAMHAQDPQMVDQLSKNITRCGLSNSTLNYLRLCVILEPMQELMSRHKTYSLSPRDCLKTCLFQKWQRMVAPPAEPARQAPSKRRKRKISGGSTMSAGGGNTTTTNSKKKSPAGSFPLSSQVPDVMVVGEPTLMGGEFGDEDERLITRLENTQFDAANGIDDEDSFNNSPALGANSPWNNKAPSSQESKSDNPTSQASQ, encoded by the exons GCTGTTCCTCCAAGTCGTTCAAGCTGTACTCCCCGAAGGAGCCCCCCAACGGCAGTGCCTTCCCCCCCTTTCACCCCGGCACCATGCTGGACAGAGACCTGGG CCCAACGCCCATGTATCCGCCCACGTACCTAGAGCCTGGGatagg GAGGCACACGCCGTATGGGAACCAGACAGACTACAGGATATTTGAACTCAACAAACGGCTCCAGAACTGGACAGAG GAGTGTGATAACCTGTGGTGGGATGCATTCACCACAGAGTTTTTTGAAGACGATGCCATGCTGACAATCACCTTCTGTCTAGAGGACGGCCCCAAGCGTTATA CGATTGGCCGGACCCTGATCCCACGGTACTTCCGGAGTATATTTGAAGGGGGCGCCACTGAGCTCTACTACGTGCTGAAGCACCCTAAGGAGTCCTTTCACAATAACTTTGTGTCTTTAGACTGTGATCAGTGTACAATGGTCACTCAGAACGGCAAGCCTATGTTCACACAG GTGTGCGTGGAGGGCCGCCTATACCTGGAGTTCATGTTTGATGACATGATGAGGATAAAGACGTGGCATTTCAGCATACGGCAGCACCGAGAACTCATTCCCCGCAGCATCCTGGCTATGCAT GCCCAAGACCCACAGATGGTGGACCAGCTGTCTAAGAACATCACGAGATGTGGCCTCTCTAACTCCACTCTCAACTACCTCCGG ctGTGTGTGATTCTGGAGCCCATGCAGGAGCTCATGTCCAGGCACAAGACGTACAGCCTCAGCCCCAGAGACTGCCTCAAGACCTGCCTGTTCCAGAAGTGGCAGAGGATGGTAGCTCCCCCAG CGGAACCCGCGCGGCAAGCCCCCAGCAAGCGGCGGAAGCGCAAGATTTCGGGCGGCAGCACCATGAGCGCGGGTGGaggcaacaccaccaccaccaacagcaAGAAGAAGAGTCCAGCTGGCAGCTTCCCCCTCTCCAGCCAAGTACCT gatgtgatggtggtgggtgAGCCAACTCTGATGGGAGGGGAGTTTGGCGACGAAGACGAGCGCCTGATCACTCGGCTGGAGAACACGCAGTTTGATGCAGCCAATGGCATCGACGACGAGGACAGCTTCAACAACTCTCCCGCGCTGGGCGCCAACAGCCCCTGGAACAACAAGGCCCCCTCCAGCCAAGAAAGCAAGAGTGACAACCCCACCTCCCAAGCCTCCCAGTGA
- the ldb1b gene encoding LIM domain-binding protein 1b isoform X1 yields the protein MSVGGCACPGCSSKSFKLYSPKEPPNGSAFPPFHPGTMLDRDLGPTPMYPPTYLEPGIGRHTPYGNQTDYRIFELNKRLQNWTEECDNLWWDAFTTEFFEDDAMLTITFCLEDGPKRYTIGRTLIPRYFRSIFEGGATELYYVLKHPKESFHNNFVSLDCDQCTMVTQNGKPMFTQVCVEGRLYLEFMFDDMMRIKTWHFSIRQHRELIPRSILAMHAQDPQMVDQLSKNITRCGLSNSTLNYLRLCVILEPMQELMSRHKTYSLSPRDCLKTCLFQKWQRMVAPPAEPARQAPSKRRKRKISGGSTMSAGGGNTTTTNSKKKSPAGSFPLSSQVPDVMVVGEPTLMGGEFGDEDERLITRLENTQFDAANGIDDEDSFNNSPALGANSPWNNKAPSSQESKSDNPTSQASQ from the exons GCTGTTCCTCCAAGTCGTTCAAGCTGTACTCCCCGAAGGAGCCCCCCAACGGCAGTGCCTTCCCCCCCTTTCACCCCGGCACCATGCTGGACAGAGACCTGGG CCCAACGCCCATGTATCCGCCCACGTACCTAGAGCCTGGGatagg GAGGCACACGCCGTATGGGAACCAGACAGACTACAGGATATTTGAACTCAACAAACGGCTCCAGAACTGGACAGAG GAGTGTGATAACCTGTGGTGGGATGCATTCACCACAGAGTTTTTTGAAGACGATGCCATGCTGACAATCACCTTCTGTCTAGAGGACGGCCCCAAGCGTTATA CGATTGGCCGGACCCTGATCCCACGGTACTTCCGGAGTATATTTGAAGGGGGCGCCACTGAGCTCTACTACGTGCTGAAGCACCCTAAGGAGTCCTTTCACAATAACTTTGTGTCTTTAGACTGTGATCAGTGTACAATGGTCACTCAGAACGGCAAGCCTATGTTCACACAG GTGTGCGTGGAGGGCCGCCTATACCTGGAGTTCATGTTTGATGACATGATGAGGATAAAGACGTGGCATTTCAGCATACGGCAGCACCGAGAACTCATTCCCCGCAGCATCCTGGCTATGCAT GCCCAAGACCCACAGATGGTGGACCAGCTGTCTAAGAACATCACGAGATGTGGCCTCTCTAACTCCACTCTCAACTACCTCCGG ctGTGTGTGATTCTGGAGCCCATGCAGGAGCTCATGTCCAGGCACAAGACGTACAGCCTCAGCCCCAGAGACTGCCTCAAGACCTGCCTGTTCCAGAAGTGGCAGAGGATGGTAGCTCCCCCAG CGGAACCCGCGCGGCAAGCCCCCAGCAAGCGGCGGAAGCGCAAGATTTCGGGCGGCAGCACCATGAGCGCGGGTGGaggcaacaccaccaccaccaacagcaAGAAGAAGAGTCCAGCTGGCAGCTTCCCCCTCTCCAGCCAAGTACCT gatgtgatggtggtgggtgAGCCAACTCTGATGGGAGGGGAGTTTGGCGACGAAGACGAGCGCCTGATCACTCGGCTGGAGAACACGCAGTTTGATGCAGCCAATGGCATCGACGACGAGGACAGCTTCAACAACTCTCCCGCGCTGGGCGCCAACAGCCCCTGGAACAACAAGGCCCCCTCCAGCCAAGAAAGCAAGAGTGACAACCCCACCTCCCAAGCCTCCCAGTGA